The Apium graveolens cultivar Ventura chromosome 3, ASM990537v1, whole genome shotgun sequence sequence aaaaacCATTGTCTTAAAATCTGGGAATTAGAAAAATAGTAATAACTTATTGTGTGATGAAGGCCACCCTATTTTTGCATGTCTCCACCTGTCGTTTCTAAACTAAAATACCGGAGAATTCAATAAAATTCTCAAAAATTATAAGCATACATTTCAAGAAAAAAATTGAGACAAAATTCTAGCTTAGAACGAAAAATATATAATTGGAAACACAAGCCTTGTAGATGCAGAGCACAACATAAATACGCGCGTACTTTGAAGTACAAACTCACAAATTTAGTCAAAGCTCACAAATTAACAAGATAGATTACGTTTGGAAATGGAACGATGTGAAACATTAAGACGTGGTTTATTTAGTTGACATCATCAAACTAGACAGAtggaaaaacaaaaaaacaaaaaacaaaaaacaaaccCAAATCCAGTACAACGTAAACAAACATGACAACTTAAAGTTAGCATATTAATTCTTGAGTTTTAGTGTCTCAATAAAGCTTTCCTCTGCGATGTCGTTCCTGGAGAGAAAGTTGAGGAAATCCATGAAGCTGCTTTCCTTATAGCCTTTGGGATGTTCACTGTCTACTAGCTCCTTTGCAGTCTCCATCTTCTCATCCATTCCTAAACTATGTAAAGAAGCAATAGAAATCCTCATCTCATTGCGATTAAGCGTAACTCTGTGTACCATGCTCTTGTAAATGCCATTGCTTAGCACCTCAATGTGGTCACCTACATGGACTGTCAGGGCACCATGAAGGTCTGGCACAACTTTCCACGTGCCGTCGCTCTTGTCTAAAATTTCAAGGCCTTTGAAGCTATGTAGCACTATGGTGAAGCAGCTGTAGTCAGAGTGAGGTGGAAGGCCTAGTGACAGACTCGGCTCCGGGCATGGTGGGTAACAATTAATGACCATGACTTGCATTCCGTTTTCCATTTTGTGGCTTAGGTATGTTGGGCCAAGACCCAAGCTCTCTGTTAATGCTTTCATTAGATCAGCAGCTACTTTGTTCACCTCTGTTGCAAATTTTCCCATTTGTTGTCTGTAAGCATGTTCGTCAAACAAGTTAAAGCAAAATGAAATAACTTGACAGATTCCATTATTAGACTAGATACTGATATACTTCCTTCTAAAAGTCTTCCTGGTAAAAAGATTACCTATACTCAGGGGGGTTAATAGGCCATTGTTGAATCCATTGGTGGAGAGGATGGGCATAGTGTTTAAGGAAAACCCTCCAGTACTGGAGCTTGTCTAATCCATCTTTCAAGCTGGTTCCATATCTAACAGATTTGTGGACGTCGTTAGACATGTACTTCATTTTTTCTTTTGTTGGCATCTTAAAGAAATTGAACGCTGTTTCAA is a genomic window containing:
- the LOC141711040 gene encoding flavanone 3-dioxygenase 3 translates to MGKDESSSSSFPMGETAQEKSFSHVPQCYTLPTSNRPSLNPETVNVHVVDWAALNNPDQRSHTINEIKIACSRSGCFQITNHGIAQSVLDAALETAFNFFKMPTKEKMKYMSNDVHKSVRYGTSLKDGLDKLQYWRVFLKHYAHPLHQWIQQWPINPPEYRQQMGKFATEVNKVAADLMKALTESLGLGPTYLSHKMENGMQVMVINCYPPCPEPSLSLGLPPHSDYSCFTIVLHSFKGLEILDKSDGTWKVVPDLHGALTVHVGDHIEVLSNGIYKSMVHRVTLNRNEMRISIASLHSLGMDEKMETAKELVDSEHPKGYKESSFMDFLNFLSRNDIAEESFIETLKLKN